The following are from one region of the Actinopolyspora halophila DSM 43834 genome:
- a CDS encoding GOLPH3/VPS74 family protein — MNDRAPGAPNLPLPAEFVLLLHRPGGGEFSRVNPYIVTVAAEVAELVLHGRVKLREKKRGKAEIVLLDRTPVGVDWLDRVLISLAHSVRSRSASIFFHSWYPLRQHAFAEHRAQLCAIGGLEYRREKLLGFIPYDRYFPHEAERAARFDELVRVAHGERRVDDRMALFVAIAFSSGLCREFSLGRSPLKRLRAVAGGELLGAAVSGAVAESSTVIGTAVPFATVNGRGSTGGGSGDGGGDGGGGGGDGGGGGGG; from the coding sequence GTGAACGACCGAGCACCAGGTGCCCCGAACCTGCCGCTGCCCGCCGAGTTCGTGCTGCTGTTGCACCGGCCTGGTGGCGGGGAGTTCTCCCGCGTGAACCCCTACATCGTCACCGTCGCGGCCGAGGTCGCCGAACTCGTGCTGCACGGTCGGGTCAAGCTGCGCGAGAAGAAGCGCGGAAAAGCCGAGATCGTGCTCCTGGACAGGACTCCGGTGGGGGTGGACTGGCTGGACCGGGTGTTGATCTCGCTGGCTCACTCGGTGAGGTCGCGGTCCGCTTCGATCTTCTTCCACTCCTGGTACCCGCTCCGGCAGCACGCCTTCGCGGAACATCGCGCCCAGCTGTGCGCGATCGGTGGTCTCGAGTACCGGCGGGAGAAGCTGCTCGGGTTCATACCGTACGACCGTTACTTCCCGCACGAGGCGGAGCGGGCAGCGCGGTTCGACGAGCTCGTCCGTGTCGCCCACGGCGAGAGGCGCGTCGACGACCGGATGGCTCTGTTCGTCGCGATCGCCTTTTCCAGCGGGCTGTGCCGGGAGTTCTCCCTGGGGCGTTCTCCGCTGAAGCGGTTGCGTGCGGTCGCCGGGGGAGAGCTGCTGGGGGCGGCCGTCTCGGGTGCCGTCGCGGAAAGCAGCACGGTCATCGGTACCGCCGTTCCCTTCGCCACCGTGAACGGGAGGGGATCGACCGGTGGAGGAAGCGGAGACGGCGGGGGAGACGGGGGTGGAGGTGGCGGAGATGGTGGAGGCGGCGGGGGTGGTTGA
- a CDS encoding ABC transporter permease subunit — protein MSKRKRAKLGRGAQYVALVLIVVVAALLADWGKIQETFFNLEVARSMFPTVVTTALVNTAVYTALGFVFGLGLALVLALMRMSSVGPYRWISGAYIEFFRGLPALLVFLSVGIGLPTAFEDVDLNRNITIMLSLGIVGSAYMAETIRAGIKAVPGGQLEAARSLGMSHARATMTIVIPQAFRIILPPLTNELILLTKDSSLAFVLGAQLEQQELTQFGRSALTTYTGMTSILVVGLCYLVITIPLGVLQQRLERRFGPDGGQGSKS, from the coding sequence ATGAGCAAGCGCAAGCGCGCCAAACTGGGGCGCGGTGCGCAGTACGTGGCCCTGGTCCTGATCGTGGTCGTGGCCGCCCTGCTGGCCGACTGGGGGAAGATCCAGGAGACCTTCTTCAACCTCGAGGTCGCGCGGTCCATGTTCCCCACCGTGGTCACCACGGCGCTGGTGAACACGGCGGTCTACACCGCGCTGGGCTTCGTCTTCGGTCTCGGGCTGGCGCTCGTGCTGGCCCTGATGCGGATGTCCTCGGTGGGGCCGTACCGCTGGATCTCGGGCGCCTACATCGAGTTCTTCCGCGGACTGCCCGCGCTGCTGGTGTTCCTGTCCGTGGGGATCGGCCTCCCCACGGCCTTCGAGGACGTCGACCTCAACCGCAACATCACCATCATGCTCTCGCTGGGGATCGTCGGTTCGGCCTACATGGCCGAGACGATCCGCGCGGGGATCAAGGCGGTGCCGGGCGGACAGCTCGAGGCGGCGCGCTCCCTGGGGATGTCGCACGCCCGCGCGACGATGACCATCGTCATCCCGCAGGCCTTCCGGATCATCCTGCCGCCGCTGACCAACGAGCTGATCCTGCTGACCAAGGACTCCTCGCTGGCCTTCGTGCTGGGTGCGCAGCTGGAGCAGCAGGAGCTGACCCAGTTCGGCAGGTCGGCTCTGACCACTTATACGGGCATGACCTCGATCCTGGTCGTCGGGCTGTGCTATTTGGTGATCACGATCCCGCTGGGAGTCCTGCAGCAGCGCCTGGAGCGCAGGTTCGGCCCCGACGGTGGACAGGGGAGCAAGTCATGA
- a CDS encoding GOLPH3/VPS74 family protein: MRGVNDRSRTAFGLPGELVLLSHKPQGGHYSAHPDVAVAAAEVGELVLRGRATIIGTGTSGSGMRLDDAEPSGLDWLDDALDQLRRKVRRSTGAVALGSWFHSRGGVFKRYRTRMAQGGALWAERRRVFGVEYSKYFPDSDARTALVHELGEVARQERAADNRLALLAAITHGTGLLRELGMDRSERRVIKSLARGERLGEAVDATVGAARAAIVVAGAAAVAGGGDGGGG; encoded by the coding sequence ATGCGTGGGGTGAATGATCGATCACGTACCGCTTTCGGGCTCCCCGGTGAGCTCGTGCTGCTGTCGCACAAGCCGCAGGGCGGGCACTACTCGGCCCATCCGGATGTGGCCGTGGCCGCCGCCGAAGTGGGGGAACTGGTGCTTCGGGGGCGTGCCACGATCATCGGCACCGGAACGTCCGGCTCCGGGATGCGGCTGGACGACGCGGAACCGAGCGGGCTCGACTGGTTGGACGACGCGTTGGACCAGTTGCGTCGCAAGGTCCGGCGTTCAACCGGGGCCGTCGCCCTCGGTTCCTGGTTCCACTCCAGGGGCGGGGTGTTCAAGCGCTACCGCACCCGGATGGCCCAGGGCGGGGCGCTGTGGGCGGAGCGGCGCAGGGTGTTCGGCGTGGAGTACTCCAAGTACTTCCCGGATTCGGACGCCAGGACCGCGCTGGTCCACGAGCTCGGGGAGGTGGCCAGGCAGGAACGGGCCGCCGACAACCGGCTGGCGTTGCTCGCCGCGATCACCCACGGCACCGGTCTGCTGCGCGAGCTCGGGATGGATCGTTCCGAACGGCGGGTGATCAAGTCGCTGGCCAGGGGCGAGCGGCTCGGCGAGGCCGTCGACGCGACCGTGGGGGCGGCGCGGGCGGCCATCGTGGTCGCCGGAGCGGCGGCCGTCGCGGGTGGCGGGGACGGCGGGGGAGGTTGA
- a CDS encoding M20/M25/M40 family metallo-hydrolase yields MSGHPQRDPDRGSPTEPPEQVKPRTLYDRGVDRAAVNTFVRQQWDSSVVSSLSRLVEIPAVSPGFDPEWEANGHLDSAIGHVREWIEARGLTGAGTEVVRLPGRSPLLLVDVPATGDASDGSAETALLYGHLDKQPPMDGWSAGLGPWEPVVHEGRLYGRGSVDDGYSGYAAVTAIEALRSQGGRHPRCVLLLETGEESGSPDLPAYLDHLSERLGRIGLVVCLDSGGGDYERLWLTTSLRGMVQVNLTVKVLETGQHSGAASGLVPDSFRIARQLLDRLEDSATGEILLPELNVRIPDSRAAEARAGVEAAPGLVRGSVELPQGMRMVHEDEAELALNNWWRPTLTVIGADGLPHPAEAGNVLRSRTTLDLSFRLPPTADPDAALRAVRSTLERDVPYGAEVEFDHEEAGRGFNAPETAPWLSEALDEASAEVFGAGWRSMGLGGSIPFMGLLHERYPEAQFVVTGALGPRSNAHVPDESLDLDYAARVTSAVAYVLDAHARK; encoded by the coding sequence ATGTCGGGGCACCCGCAGCGAGACCCCGACCGAGGTTCCCCCACGGAACCACCCGAGCAGGTCAAGCCGCGCACTCTCTACGATCGCGGTGTGGACCGCGCAGCAGTTAACACCTTCGTTCGTCAGCAGTGGGACTCCTCCGTGGTGTCCAGCCTCTCCCGGTTGGTCGAGATACCAGCCGTCTCCCCCGGCTTCGACCCCGAGTGGGAGGCCAACGGCCACCTGGACTCGGCGATCGGGCACGTGCGGGAGTGGATCGAGGCCCGTGGCCTCACCGGGGCCGGCACGGAGGTCGTGCGGTTGCCCGGGCGCAGCCCGCTGCTGCTCGTGGACGTCCCGGCCACGGGCGACGCTTCGGACGGCTCGGCCGAGACCGCGCTGCTGTACGGGCACCTGGACAAGCAACCTCCGATGGACGGCTGGTCCGCGGGACTCGGCCCGTGGGAGCCGGTGGTGCACGAGGGCAGGCTCTACGGGCGCGGCTCGGTGGACGACGGCTACTCCGGCTACGCCGCCGTGACGGCGATCGAGGCCCTGCGCTCGCAGGGCGGTCGGCATCCGCGCTGCGTGCTGCTGCTGGAGACGGGCGAGGAGTCCGGCAGTCCCGATCTGCCCGCCTATCTGGACCACCTCTCCGAACGGCTGGGCCGGATCGGTCTGGTGGTGTGCCTGGACTCCGGTGGCGGGGACTACGAGCGGCTCTGGCTGACCACCTCGCTGCGCGGCATGGTGCAGGTGAACCTGACCGTCAAGGTGCTCGAGACCGGGCAGCACTCGGGGGCGGCGAGCGGGCTGGTCCCCGACTCCTTCCGGATAGCCCGTCAACTGCTGGATCGGCTGGAGGACTCGGCGACGGGGGAGATCCTGCTGCCGGAGCTGAACGTGCGGATCCCGGACAGCCGCGCCGCGGAGGCGCGCGCGGGAGTCGAGGCGGCGCCGGGGCTGGTGCGCGGCTCGGTGGAGCTGCCGCAGGGGATGCGGATGGTGCACGAGGACGAGGCCGAGCTGGCCCTGAACAACTGGTGGCGCCCCACGCTGACCGTGATCGGCGCGGACGGTCTGCCGCATCCGGCGGAGGCGGGCAACGTGCTGCGCTCCCGGACCACGCTCGACCTGAGTTTCCGGCTGCCGCCCACCGCCGACCCGGACGCGGCGCTGCGCGCCGTGCGCTCGACGCTGGAGCGGGACGTTCCCTACGGGGCCGAGGTCGAGTTCGACCACGAGGAAGCGGGGCGGGGCTTCAACGCGCCCGAGACGGCTCCCTGGTTGAGCGAGGCGCTGGACGAGGCCAGTGCCGAGGTGTTCGGCGCGGGCTGGCGCTCCATGGGGCTCGGTGGTTCGATTCCGTTCATGGGGCTGCTGCACGAGCGCTACCCGGAGGCGCAGTTCGTGGTCACCGGAGCGCTGGGGCCGCGCAGCAACGCCCACGTGCCGGACGAGTCCCTGGACCTCGACTACGCGGCCAGGGTGACCAGCGCCGTGGCCTACGTGCTCGACGCGCACGCGCGGAAGTGA
- a CDS encoding GPP34 family phosphoprotein, translating into MNERVPGVQDCSLPEELLLLLHKPNGRAFVNVDSHAVVAAAEVAELVLRGRVELRGKLLGTADLVLLDRGTTEVEWLDRDLELLAFWMRSRSASISLRSWFPLRRTAFTEHRARLCAAGSLEYRRDRLFGFLPYERYFPLERERGARLEELFSVARGEKDVDDRTVLLVALAHSSGLCRELGFERPLRKRLRAISRGELAGEAASDSAVVSGELLGRSVTPQTRTGGAGGGGGGGGGD; encoded by the coding sequence GTGAACGAACGAGTGCCCGGTGTCCAGGACTGCTCGCTGCCCGAGGAACTCCTCCTGCTGCTGCACAAGCCGAACGGCAGAGCCTTCGTCAACGTGGACTCCCACGCCGTCGTGGCCGCGGCCGAGGTGGCCGAGCTCGTGCTGCGCGGCCGGGTCGAGCTGCGCGGGAAGCTCCTCGGAACGGCCGATCTGGTGCTGCTGGACCGGGGGACGACAGAGGTGGAGTGGCTGGACCGGGACCTGGAACTGCTGGCCTTCTGGATGAGGTCGCGCTCGGCCTCGATCTCCTTGCGCTCCTGGTTCCCGCTCCGGCGGACGGCCTTCACCGAGCACCGCGCCCGTTTGTGCGCGGCCGGTTCCCTCGAGTACCGCCGGGACAGGCTGTTCGGGTTCCTGCCGTACGAGCGCTACTTCCCGCTGGAGCGGGAACGCGGAGCGCGGCTGGAGGAGTTGTTCAGCGTCGCCCGCGGCGAGAAAGACGTCGACGACCGGACGGTGCTGCTCGTCGCGCTCGCCCACTCCAGTGGGCTGTGTCGGGAGCTCGGCTTCGAACGGCCCCTGCGGAAGCGGTTGCGCGCGATTTCCCGAGGGGAGCTGGCCGGGGAAGCCGCGTCGGATTCCGCGGTGGTCTCCGGTGAGCTCCTCGGCCGTTCCGTGACGCCTCAGACCAGGACCGGCGGCGCCGGTGGCGGAGGCGGCGGAGGCGGCGGGGACTGA
- a CDS encoding transporter substrate-binding domain-containing protein, with product MWRAAAVLPALALVAAVAGCGSGGGEAKGVPLVKQGQLTTCTNPPYEPFESRKDGEIVGFDMALIDLVAEDLGVPQEVTTAPFETIQSGQALNVGNCDIAASAITITDVRKENFDFSEPYFQATQALLVPKDSGVNSLDQLEGKTVGYQKGTTGEQYAKEHAKPKGITIKQYADLGLLYPALQNGQIDAVIADDFVLRDFVQQNPDYEMSKKFDTSESYGFGVESGSDELREKIDEVLARAKQDGTYDRLHEKWFGFAPAEE from the coding sequence ATGTGGAGAGCGGCGGCCGTGCTGCCCGCGCTCGCACTGGTCGCGGCAGTGGCGGGCTGCGGCAGCGGCGGTGGCGAGGCCAAGGGCGTTCCGCTGGTGAAGCAGGGCCAACTGACCACCTGCACCAACCCGCCGTACGAGCCGTTCGAGTCCAGGAAGGACGGCGAGATCGTCGGCTTCGACATGGCGCTGATCGACCTGGTGGCCGAGGACCTCGGCGTCCCGCAGGAAGTCACCACCGCTCCGTTCGAGACCATCCAGTCCGGCCAGGCGCTCAACGTCGGCAACTGCGACATCGCCGCCTCGGCGATAACGATCACCGATGTGCGCAAGGAGAACTTCGACTTCTCCGAGCCGTACTTCCAGGCCACCCAGGCGCTGCTCGTGCCGAAGGACTCCGGGGTGAACAGCCTGGACCAGCTCGAGGGCAAGACGGTGGGCTACCAGAAGGGCACCACCGGCGAGCAGTACGCCAAGGAGCACGCCAAGCCGAAGGGCATCACGATCAAGCAGTACGCGGACCTGGGGCTGCTGTACCCGGCGCTGCAGAACGGGCAGATCGACGCCGTGATCGCCGACGACTTCGTGCTCCGCGACTTCGTGCAGCAGAACCCGGACTACGAGATGTCCAAGAAGTTCGACACCAGCGAGTCCTACGGCTTCGGGGTGGAGAGCGGCAGCGACGAGCTCCGCGAGAAGATCGACGAGGTGCTCGCCCGGGCCAAGCAGGACGGAACCTACGACCGGTTGCACGAGAAGTGGTTCGGATTCGCGCCCGCGGAGGAGTGA